In Lepisosteus oculatus isolate fLepOcu1 chromosome 28, fLepOcu1.hap2, whole genome shotgun sequence, the following proteins share a genomic window:
- the LOC102695165 gene encoding putative protein PTGES3L isoform X2: MSKITRPENSQPARAIWFDRAKYLFINFLVEDSKDVQVDIQENKMIFRCKSGDDTDLYNEIYFYDRIQPKDSRERKYDRTINVMLRKIKEGVAWPRLTKDSGKPSWLSVDFDNWRDWEKEEEEGMAEYEKYIDMIRGMSKGGPPPAMDDLDDLDDD; the protein is encoded by the exons ATGTCCAAGATCACCAGACCGGAGAACAG TCAACCAGCAAGAGCAATATGGTTTGATCGAGCAAAGTACCTGTTCATCAACTTCTTGGTAGAAGACAGCAAGGATGTCCAAGTTGATATACAGGAGAACAAAATGATATTCAG GTGTAAATCAGGGGATGACACTGACCTCTACAATGAGATTTACTTCTATGACAGAATCCAGCCAAAA GACTCCAGAGAAAGGAAATATGACCGGACAATCAATGTCATGCTGAGAAAAATAAAGGAAGGTGTAGCTTGGCCACGCTTAACAAAAGATTCGGGCAAG CCCAGCTGGTTGTCCGTGGACTTTGATAACTGGAGGGActgggagaaggaggaggaggagggcatgGCTGAGTACGAGAAATATATTGAC ATGATTAGAGGCATGAGCAAAGGTGGACCACCCCCTGCCATGGATGACCTTGATGATCTCGAT GATGACTGA
- the rundc1 gene encoding RUN domain-containing protein 1 isoform X2 — protein sequence MSTEELSTSDSEPAFAGGERWAPVGAVASPEDEEPADGKSDAPGPRCRGASSAGAADMATRLRKLQEEQDLLNSSLLALTSHFAQVQFRLKQIVHAQSEEKEGLLQELEEFAFKGCPHVLGCRAQDAQVLENSSEREKRERLEAQREKQRELIVQLKTQLDDLERFAYQEGSYDSLPQSVVMERQRVIIDELIKKLDVNLNEDIGRLSPEELRQRVDSAIAQIVNPARVKEQLVEQLKTQIRDLEMFISFIQDEVGNPLLPGNGQSQPTGSANPNMRGPAGNRKVDPEQARKMRETGLHLMRRALAVLQIFAVSQFGCATGQIPRGLWRQDEAAQDYGPPLRRLEAAVDRVRHQALRRQPVEEHVINYTSGPAWGARDELTAAVRKELAMALRDLLAHGLYAPSQGMSLVLAPIACLLPSFSSSPQTLHPWELFVKYYQAKNGPAFAESPARKLSQSFSLPVGGGGAATVTPKQSLLWAVHQVLREHDPFKRGADSEFKALVCLALNEQRLVSWLNLICKAGSLVQSHYQPWSYMAQTGFESALHILSRLSHLKFHLPVDLAVRQLKNIKDAF from the exons ATGTCCACCGAGGAGCTGTCGACGTCGGACAGCGAGCCGGCCTTCGCAGGGGGCGAGCGCTGGGCCCCGGTGGGGGCCGTGGCCAGCCCGGAGGACGAGGAGCCGGCGGACGGGAAGAGCGACGCGCCGGGACCGCGGTGCCGGGGCGCGTCGTCGGCAGGAGCGGCGGACATGGCGACGAGGCTGAGGAAGCTGCAGGAGGAGCAGGACCTGCTCAACTCGTCGCTCCTGGCCCTCACCTCGCATTTCGCCCAGGTGCAGTTCCGCCTGAAGCAGATCGTCCACGCACAGAGCGAGGAGAAGGAGGGGCtcctgcaggagctggaggagttcGCCTTCAAGGGCTGCCCCCACGTCCTGGGCTGCCGGGCACAGGATGCTCAGGTGCTGGAGAACTCG AGCGAGAGGGAGAAGAGGGAGCGGCTGGAGGCCCAGAGGGAGAAGCAGAGGGAGCTGATCGTCCAGCTGAAGACGCAGCTGGACGACCTGGAGAGATTCGCGTACCAGGAGGGCAGCTACGACTCCCTGCCCCAGTCCGTGGTCATGGAGAGGCAGAGG GTGATCATCGACGAGCTGATCAAGAAGCTGGACGTGAACCTGAACGAAGACATCGGGAGGCTGTCCCCCGAGGAGCTGCGCCAGAGGGTGGACTCCGCCATCGCGCAGATCGTCAACCCCGCGCGCGTCAAGGAGCAGCTGGTGGAGCAGCTCAAAACCCAGATCCGAGACCTGGAGATGTTCATCAGCTTCATACAAG ATGAAGTGGGGAACCCCCTGCTGCCCGGTAACGGGCAGAGCCAGCCAACAGGATCTGCGAACCCCAACATGAGAGGCCCAGCGGGGAATAGGAAAG TGGACCCGGAGCAGGCCAGGAAGATGCGGGAGACGGGGCTGCATCTGATGCGCCGGGCGCTGGCCGTGCTGCAGATTTTCGCCGTGAGCCAGTTCGGCTGCGCCACGGGGCAGATCCCGCGCGGGCTGTGGCGGCAGGACGAGGCCGCCCAGGACTACGGGCCCCCGCTGCGGCGGCTGGAGGCCGCGGTGGACAGGGTGAGGCACCAGGCCCTGCGGAGGCAGCCCGTGGAGGAGCACGTCATTAATTACACCAGCGGGCCAGCCTGGGGGGCCCGGGATGAGCTGACGGCCGCCGTGCGCAAGGAGCTGGCCATGGCGCTGCGGGACCTGCTGGCCCACGGCCTCTACGCCCCCTCCCAGGGCATGAGTCTGGTCCTGGCACCCATCGCCTGCCTCCTGCCCTCCTTCAGCTCCTCCCCTCAGACGCTCCACCCCTGGGAGCTCTTCGTCAAGTACTACCAAGCCAAGAACGGGCCGGCCTTCGCGGAGTCCCCTGCGCGCAAGCTCTCGCAGTCCTTCAGCCTCCCCGTGGGGGGCGGTGGCGCGGCCACCGTGACCCCCAAGCAGTCCCTGCTGTGGGCCGTCCACCAGGTCCTGCGCGAGCACGACCCCTTCAAGCGCGGCGCCGACTCGGAGTTCAAAGCGCTGGTGTGCCTGGCCCTCAACGAGCAGCGGCTGGTGTCCTGGCTCAACCTCATCTGCAAGGCGGGCAGCCTGGTCCAGTCACACTACCAGCCCTGGAGCTACATGGCCCAGACCGGCTTCGAGAGCGCCCTGCACATCCTGAGCCGCCTCAGTCACCTCAAGTTCCACCTGCCGGTCGACCTGGCCGTCCGCCAGCTGAAGAACATCAAGGACGCGTTTTGA
- the rundc1 gene encoding RUN domain-containing protein 1 isoform X1: MSTEELSTSDSEPAFAGGERWAPVGAVASPEDEEPADGKSDAPGPRCRGASSAGAADMATRLRKLQEEQDLLNSSLLALTSHFAQVQFRLKQIVHAQSEEKEGLLQELEEFAFKGCPHVLGCRAQDAQVLENSEELSEREKRERLEAQREKQRELIVQLKTQLDDLERFAYQEGSYDSLPQSVVMERQRVIIDELIKKLDVNLNEDIGRLSPEELRQRVDSAIAQIVNPARVKEQLVEQLKTQIRDLEMFISFIQDEVGNPLLPGNGQSQPTGSANPNMRGPAGNRKVDPEQARKMRETGLHLMRRALAVLQIFAVSQFGCATGQIPRGLWRQDEAAQDYGPPLRRLEAAVDRVRHQALRRQPVEEHVINYTSGPAWGARDELTAAVRKELAMALRDLLAHGLYAPSQGMSLVLAPIACLLPSFSSSPQTLHPWELFVKYYQAKNGPAFAESPARKLSQSFSLPVGGGGAATVTPKQSLLWAVHQVLREHDPFKRGADSEFKALVCLALNEQRLVSWLNLICKAGSLVQSHYQPWSYMAQTGFESALHILSRLSHLKFHLPVDLAVRQLKNIKDAF; this comes from the exons ATGTCCACCGAGGAGCTGTCGACGTCGGACAGCGAGCCGGCCTTCGCAGGGGGCGAGCGCTGGGCCCCGGTGGGGGCCGTGGCCAGCCCGGAGGACGAGGAGCCGGCGGACGGGAAGAGCGACGCGCCGGGACCGCGGTGCCGGGGCGCGTCGTCGGCAGGAGCGGCGGACATGGCGACGAGGCTGAGGAAGCTGCAGGAGGAGCAGGACCTGCTCAACTCGTCGCTCCTGGCCCTCACCTCGCATTTCGCCCAGGTGCAGTTCCGCCTGAAGCAGATCGTCCACGCACAGAGCGAGGAGAAGGAGGGGCtcctgcaggagctggaggagttcGCCTTCAAGGGCTGCCCCCACGTCCTGGGCTGCCGGGCACAGGATGCTCAGGTGCTGGAGAACTCG GAGGAGCTG AGCGAGAGGGAGAAGAGGGAGCGGCTGGAGGCCCAGAGGGAGAAGCAGAGGGAGCTGATCGTCCAGCTGAAGACGCAGCTGGACGACCTGGAGAGATTCGCGTACCAGGAGGGCAGCTACGACTCCCTGCCCCAGTCCGTGGTCATGGAGAGGCAGAGG GTGATCATCGACGAGCTGATCAAGAAGCTGGACGTGAACCTGAACGAAGACATCGGGAGGCTGTCCCCCGAGGAGCTGCGCCAGAGGGTGGACTCCGCCATCGCGCAGATCGTCAACCCCGCGCGCGTCAAGGAGCAGCTGGTGGAGCAGCTCAAAACCCAGATCCGAGACCTGGAGATGTTCATCAGCTTCATACAAG ATGAAGTGGGGAACCCCCTGCTGCCCGGTAACGGGCAGAGCCAGCCAACAGGATCTGCGAACCCCAACATGAGAGGCCCAGCGGGGAATAGGAAAG TGGACCCGGAGCAGGCCAGGAAGATGCGGGAGACGGGGCTGCATCTGATGCGCCGGGCGCTGGCCGTGCTGCAGATTTTCGCCGTGAGCCAGTTCGGCTGCGCCACGGGGCAGATCCCGCGCGGGCTGTGGCGGCAGGACGAGGCCGCCCAGGACTACGGGCCCCCGCTGCGGCGGCTGGAGGCCGCGGTGGACAGGGTGAGGCACCAGGCCCTGCGGAGGCAGCCCGTGGAGGAGCACGTCATTAATTACACCAGCGGGCCAGCCTGGGGGGCCCGGGATGAGCTGACGGCCGCCGTGCGCAAGGAGCTGGCCATGGCGCTGCGGGACCTGCTGGCCCACGGCCTCTACGCCCCCTCCCAGGGCATGAGTCTGGTCCTGGCACCCATCGCCTGCCTCCTGCCCTCCTTCAGCTCCTCCCCTCAGACGCTCCACCCCTGGGAGCTCTTCGTCAAGTACTACCAAGCCAAGAACGGGCCGGCCTTCGCGGAGTCCCCTGCGCGCAAGCTCTCGCAGTCCTTCAGCCTCCCCGTGGGGGGCGGTGGCGCGGCCACCGTGACCCCCAAGCAGTCCCTGCTGTGGGCCGTCCACCAGGTCCTGCGCGAGCACGACCCCTTCAAGCGCGGCGCCGACTCGGAGTTCAAAGCGCTGGTGTGCCTGGCCCTCAACGAGCAGCGGCTGGTGTCCTGGCTCAACCTCATCTGCAAGGCGGGCAGCCTGGTCCAGTCACACTACCAGCCCTGGAGCTACATGGCCCAGACCGGCTTCGAGAGCGCCCTGCACATCCTGAGCCGCCTCAGTCACCTCAAGTTCCACCTGCCGGTCGACCTGGCCGTCCGCCAGCTGAAGAACATCAAGGACGCGTTTTGA
- the rpl27 gene encoding large ribosomal subunit protein eL27, whose translation MGKFMKPGKVVMVLAGRYAGRKAVIVKNIDDGTSDRPYSHALVSGIDRYPRKVTTTMGKKKVAKRSKIKAFVKVYNYNHLMPTRYSVDIPLDKTIVNKDVFRDPALKRKARREAKVKFEERYKTGKNKWFFQKLRF comes from the exons ATGGGCAAGTTCATGAAACCCGGGAAGGTGGTCATGGTGCTGGCAGGGCGCTATGCTGGGCGCAAGGCTGTCATCGTTAAG AATATTGATGACGGCACCTCGGACCGTCCCTACAGCCACGCTCTGGTCTCCGGGATTGACCGCTACCCTCGGAAAGTGACCACCACCATGGGCAAGAAGAAGGTCGCCAAGAGGTCGAAGATCAAGGCCTTTGTCAAGGTGTACAACTACAACCACCTGATGCCCACCAG ATACTCTGTGGACATTCCTCTTGACAAGACCATTGTCAACAAGGACGTGTTCAGGGACCCTGCCCTAAAGCGCAAGGCCAGGAGGGAGGCGAAGGTCAAATTCGAGGAGAG ATACAAGACCGGCAAGAACAAGTGGTTCTTCCAGAAGCTCAGATTCTAA
- the ifi35 gene encoding interferon-induced 35 kDa protein — translation MSEEDFSLVSTATAQGLDGSVLSPLDSIRKEIEKYKEICDQIITDQNDLRNDRDKLQQMTEEFKLRSVKLKQQCQDEEVERSLTLDTDKEKLAELQLEEQKLQEEAERLQTELRHVDEMNQQLKQETQVTTAVPERKVVFTGATGEEGSSSFDMNPRIVYPMEGGTALITFEDEEVAQKILSMKYHDVQLGECSIRLEARPVQLLMPSYIEVETHVSNRRILVSNLPKDVEESRLLDKLELFFSKSRNGGGEVESLELLHDSGTVVITFLEDTIAKRLTDMENHTVELLGKKYRLRVTPFLNGKIIDLQTRVSESRRTVQLVGIPNIMEEDNMQDNLEIHFQKSSNGGGEVDAFLYSPPGKTALAVFEEDSPESA, via the exons ATGTCTGAGGAG GACTTCTCCCTAGTTAGTACAGCTACAGCACAGGGACTTGATGGCTCTGTGTTATCCCCCCTGGACAGCATCAGGAAGGAGATTGAAAAGTACAAg GAGATCTGTGACCAGATAATCACAGACCAGAACGACCTGCGGAATGATAGAGACAAGCTGCAGCAGATGACTGAAGAGTTCAAGTTGCGTTCTGTCAAACTCAAGCAACAATGTCAGGATGAAGAAGTGGAAAGATCCCTGACCCTTGATACTGACAAG GAGAAGCTGGCTGAGCTACAGCTGGAGGAGCAAAAGCTTCAGGAAGAGGCTGAGAGGCTGCAGACTGAGCTGAGACATGTGGATGAAATGAACCAGCAGCTGAAACAGGAGACGCAG GTGACCACTGCAGTGCctgaaagaaaagtggttttcacTGGAGCAACAGGTGAAGAGGGGTCCTCCAGCTTTGACATGAACCCCCGAATTGTGTACCCCATGGAAGGCGGGACGGCACTGATTACCTTCGAGGATGAGGAAG TTGCACAGAAGATCCTGAGCATGAAATACCACGACGTCCAGCTAGGGGAGTGCTCCATTAGGCTGGAGGCCAGGCCGGTGCAGCTGCTGATGCCCAGCTACATTGAG GTGGAGACGCACGTGTCCAACAGGCGGATCCTGGTGTCCAACCTTCCCAAGGACGTGGAGGAGAGCCGCCTGCTGGACAAGCTGGAGCTCTTCTTCTCCAAGAGCCGGAACGGGGGCGGGGAGGTGGAGTCCTTGGAATTGCTGCACGACTCGGGAACCGTGGTCATCACTTTCCTGGAGGACACCA TTGCAAAACGCCTGACTGACATGGAGAACCACACTGTGGAGCTGCTCGGTAAAAAGTATCGTCTGAGGGTGACTCCTTTCCTGAACGGAAAGATCATAGACTTGCAG ACTCGGGTGTCGGAGTCCCGGAGGACCGTGCAGCTGGTGGGCATCCCGAACATCATGGAGGAGGACAACATGCAGGACAACCTGGAGATCCACTTCCAGAAGAGCAGCAACGGGGGCGGCGAGGTGGACGCCTTCCTCTACAGCCCCCCGGGCAAGACGGCGCTGGCCGTCTTCGAGGAGGACAGCCCCGAGAGCGCATGA